One Dictyoglomus thermophilum H-6-12 DNA window includes the following coding sequences:
- a CDS encoding ABC transporter ATP-binding protein: MELLRLENITVSFKFPEGEITVLDNINFTVNEGDFIALLGPSGSGKSTILRIIAGLLKPNKGKVYYKGKEIKGVNPGVAMVFQNFALFPWLTVLENVELGLKAKGVPPEERRERAIKAIDLIGLDGFENAYPKELSGGMKQRVGFARALVMDPDILLLDEPFSALDVLTAENLRNDLIELWIEKRIPTKAIILVTHSIEEAVYMADRVLLLSKDPGRIIKEVKITLPHWRDKKSQEFLDIVDEIYGVLTGKPVERISAKEKKPLHIPQASVGSITGLVELVNDLEGKADIYKLGEELLMDVEDLLPIIEACEILGFAEIREGDIILTEAGREFAEADVLERKEIFKKLAIEKVPFLKQIVKLLQSKSNHKMPRSFFLDLLKQHLSPQEAEKELDILIDWGRYAELFEYDDDRDELYLPETSELLVNVQKQEE, from the coding sequence ATGGAACTTTTAAGACTTGAAAATATAACAGTTAGCTTTAAGTTTCCAGAGGGAGAAATAACTGTACTTGATAATATAAATTTCACAGTAAATGAGGGAGATTTTATTGCATTACTTGGCCCATCAGGATCTGGAAAATCTACTATTCTAAGAATAATTGCTGGTCTTCTGAAACCTAACAAAGGTAAAGTTTATTACAAAGGCAAAGAGATCAAAGGAGTAAATCCAGGAGTTGCAATGGTATTTCAAAATTTTGCTCTATTTCCATGGCTAACAGTACTTGAGAATGTAGAGTTAGGACTTAAAGCAAAAGGAGTACCACCAGAAGAAAGAAGAGAAAGAGCAATTAAAGCTATAGACCTTATAGGTCTTGATGGATTTGAAAATGCATATCCTAAAGAACTTTCAGGAGGAATGAAACAAAGGGTTGGTTTTGCAAGGGCTTTAGTAATGGATCCTGATATCCTTTTGTTAGATGAACCTTTCTCTGCTCTTGATGTCTTAACCGCTGAAAACCTAAGAAATGACCTTATAGAACTTTGGATAGAGAAGAGAATACCTACAAAAGCCATTATCTTAGTAACCCATAGTATTGAAGAAGCAGTATATATGGCAGACAGAGTATTACTTCTAAGTAAGGATCCAGGAAGAATAATAAAAGAAGTCAAGATAACTCTTCCTCATTGGAGAGACAAAAAATCTCAAGAATTTTTAGATATAGTAGATGAGATTTATGGTGTATTGACAGGAAAGCCCGTAGAGAGAATCTCTGCAAAAGAAAAGAAACCTCTCCATATACCTCAAGCAAGTGTAGGATCTATAACCGGACTCGTCGAATTAGTAAACGATCTTGAAGGCAAAGCTGACATATATAAATTGGGAGAAGAACTACTTATGGACGTAGAGGACCTACTACCCATCATTGAAGCTTGTGAAATATTAGGTTTCGCTGAAATAAGAGAAGGAGACATAATTCTTACAGAAGCAGGTAGAGAGTTTGCAGAAGCAGATGTTTTGGAAAGAAAAGAAATTTTTAAAAAACTTGCCATAGAGAAAGTTCCATTCTTAAAACAAATTGTAAAATTACTACAGTCAAAATCTAATCATAAGATGCCAAGATCCTTCTTCTTAGACTTGCTAAAACAACATCTTTCACCTCAGGAAGCTGAAAAAGAACTTGATATATTGATAGATTGGGGAAGATATGCAGAACTATTTGAATATGACGATGATAGAGATGAACTTTACTTGCCTGAAACCTCAGAACTTTTAGTTAACGTTCAAAAACAAGAAGAATAA